A part of Arachis hypogaea cultivar Tifrunner chromosome 12, arahy.Tifrunner.gnm2.J5K5, whole genome shotgun sequence genomic DNA contains:
- the LOC112727766 gene encoding uncharacterized protein yields the protein MLYSSNEELRNSSSDFWSAVLSSRKEVDQLPVEIGWFPEYSDLRTALDTYGFLFEFSSSGEPKNLDSDTGEPPQNIRAWLKFVTACCLIRSKRPVFSVVEAEELVEIIICLFLDRQFQGLLVLLNDCMQAIVNYFTDQEWHSSCGNVAKFVASRVSKDLNCIQSVECIPVASSRCKQLKSAVAYQNLLSCFNGFLCQANSGEDILRLLRAINFKDKSCDFFKMYIHLVLTENWVLSNSLIEDNPVIYEMFCLLLRQCSSLISATDLRSYASKVRHRAAYLMHFSIYK from the exons A TGTTATATTCATCAAATGAAGAGCTTCGAAACTCATCCTCTGACTTTTGGTCTGCAGTTCTCTCTTCTAGAAAAGAG GTTGATCAATTGCCTGTCGAGATTGGTTGGTTTCCTGAGTACTCAGATTTGAGAACAGCTCTTGACACTTATGggtttctttttgaattttcatcCAGTGGTGAACCCAAAAATTTAG ATTCTGACACTGGAGAACCACCCCAAAATATTAGAGCCTGGCTCAAATTTGTCACTGCTTGTTGTCTAATACG GAGTAAAAGACCAGTATTTTCTGTTGTAGAAGCTGAAGAACTCGTTGAAATTATTATATGTCTATTCCTAGATCGCCAGTTTCAAGGTTTATTAGTGCTTTTGAATGATTGCATGCAAGCGATTGTCAATTACTTCACAGACCAAGAATGGCATTCAAGTTGTGGGAACGTAGCAAAATTCGTTGCTTCCAG AGTCTCAAAGGATCTGAATTGCATCCAATCTGTTGAGTGCATACCCGTAGCCAGCTCCCGTTGTAAGCAACTTAAGAGTGCTGTGGCGTATCAGAACCTACTTTCCTGTTTTAATGGA TTTTTGTGTCAAGCCAACAGTGGAGAAGACATCCTGAGATTGCTTAGGGCAATTAACTTCAAAGACAAAAGTTGTGATTTCTTCAAGATGTACATTCACCTAGTTTTGACAGAGAACTGGGTTTTGTCCAACTCATTAATCGAAGACAATCCAGTAATCTATGAAATGTTCTGTCTTCTTCTAAGACAATGCTCTAGCTTGATTTCAGCGACAGACCTACGATCATATGCGTCAAAG GTTCGTCATAGGGCCGCATATCTTATGCACTTCTCCATCTACAAGTAG
- the LOC112727767 gene encoding uncharacterized protein, which translates to MFTNDQRQQERTGKYGSPRFQYLQELVSQFQNTTDEETKERILANLANFAYDPYNYNLLRQLNVLELFLDCMTEPNEKLVDFGVGGICNSCADQANVAVVSKFGGIPLIIQCLSSPVRNTVNYALGALYYVCNESNKEEILKPEVVDAIKRYAAAEEVSASFSNLAKAFLDKHLSEN; encoded by the exons ATGTTCACCAATGACCAGAGACAACAAGAGCGAACTGGAAAATATGGAAGTCCTAGATTTCAATACCTTCAG GAACTGGTGTCTCAGTTTCAGAACACAACTGATGAAG AAACAAAAGAGAGGATTCTGGCAAATTTGGCCAACTTCGCTTATGATCCTTACAATTATAACTTGTTGCGACAG CTTAATGTTTTGGAACTCTTCCTGGACTGCATGACTGAACCCAATGAAAAACTTGTAGACTTTGGTGTTGGAGGCATCTGCAATTCTTGTGCTG atcaGGCAAATGTTGCAGTTGTAAGTAAGTTTGGTGGCATACCTCTTATCATTCAATGTCTATCAAGCCCAGTCAGGAACACT GTAAATTATGCACTTGGAGCACTTTATTATGTGTGTAATGAATCTAACAAGGAAGAGATTTTAAAGCCAGAAGTTGTTGATGCCATCAAGAGGTATGCAGCAGCTGAAGAAGTTAGTGCAAGCTTCAGTAATCTAGCCAAAGCTTTCCTAGACAAACATCTATCTGAGAACTAG